The genomic window CAATTCTAGGAGTTCTCAGCGGAACGGACGGTATCCCTGTCACTATCGGTAAAAACACTCTTCTAGGTGCTAACTCGGTGACGGGTATCGCACTCGGTGATGGATGTATCGTTGATGCAGGAATCGCGGTATTAGCGGGAACCAAGTTTGCAGTAAATACCGAAGAACTTACCAAAATCCAAGAAGCAAACCCATCGAAAACCCTCAGCGGTACGAGTTTCAAAGGGAAAGATTTGGTCGGATTGAACGGTATCCATTACCGCCAAGACTCTACCACAGGACAATTGCTCATCCGTCGTTCAACTCGTGAAGTAAAACTTAACGCCGATTTGCACTAACAATAGAATAATTAGTTTCTCTTTCCTCTTCTCTTTTAAGGTGAAGGGGTCTATACTTTTCTCATATTTGATATAAAAGGAGCTTTAGATGATAAGCTCAAATGTCTCTTCATTAATGTCTAATCAAACATACATGAATAATAATGCTTCTAATGTTGCAAATGTTAATACCGATGGATACATTCCACGTAATACGACTATTAGCGAAACAACCAATGGTGGTACTAAAGCGAATACATCAATGGCAACTTCAAATGGAAGTGAAAAATCACAAACTGATCTCACCAAAGAGGTTACAGACCAAATCTCTATCGAAAAAGTGAGTGAAGCCAATGTACAAGCAATCCGTACCCAAAATGAGATGCTAGGTTCACTACTCGATATTAAAGCTTAGAAAGCTTTTTATCGCTTTTCTTTTGTGCAATCGGTAGTGACGGTTTTGTAAAAATATTCATACTGGTAATCGTACTTAAGAGCATATTTTCAAAATCAAAATCTTCGACATCACGACCCAGCTCAAGTGTGCTAATCACTGCTTTTCCAATAACTACCCTACCCTTGACACCTTCTTTATTTTTAGTACGTATTCCCCATATATTATGCATTACCATAACCGTATCATCATACGTACCCACATAAAGGAGAACATGCCCTTTTTTATAGAGTATTGTTTGGAAAGGGATCCCTTTCTCTTTGATAAGGGTCAGTTTCTGGGTATTATTTAAATCTTTGAGTGAAATCACTTCCCCTTTTCGTGCTTGTTCTGCCGAATTACGAGGTAACCAAATCCCAAAAGGGGTAAAATAATCACGTATCATGGAAGAGCAATCACGCTCTTCAAACATACCACCCCAGCCATATGTATTACGTAACAGATTAGAGCCAATTTGATGTAACTCTTCTTTTGTAATCAAACGTATACCGATATGTGCTGCATATTTCGGAACACGCAATTCTCTCACAGCTCCGCTATTATCAATCCATAATGCTTTATACTCCTCATCGGATTCACCGATGGCAGACAACACCATTCCGATACGTGAATAGGTTATAAATTGGTTATCGATACTTTTAAGTGGAATCCTATCTTGTGTGATAAAGAGCTTCTCTTTTTTCTTTAACAAATCAATTTGATCCATTCTAAGGATCGCTATACTATTGGCTTCAACCCAACCAGAAGCGTTATTGGTAAAAACGTATGCCCATGCTCCATCTTGTGAGTAATGGGAGATAAATATAGGCTCATTAAAGGCTATACTGCTATTTTGGAGTAAATCAAACGGATACCCTTCACCCGGTTTTGCTGGATTTTTATAGAGAGGTTTGATCGTCGGCATTACCCGAAGATTCATCCATCGGGTTGTGATTGCAGGCTTATTAACCGTTGAAAAAGCACTAAAATTACTTTGCAATTCCATCTCACGAAACCATGTCGTATCATGTGGCTTTAAATTACTCCCATACCCGCTTTTAAATGCACCTATCGGCCACATAGCTTCTTTGGCACAAATCGGTGCAGTGGTGTAATTCCATGGCCGATAATAGTTGCCTTCAAACTGTTTTTGAATTTCAAAAATCGATTCCTGATTCATACCGTTTTTATCTACGTAAACACTAATATCTTGAGGGAAATTTTCTAAATCATTTGCTTTTTTACCATATTGAGGAATCTCATTTTCTATCTCTTGTACAAAAATTTGCTCATCAGAAGTAACGCTTATATTGTTTTCTTTACAAATAAGCGGAGGGGGTGGAGCTAAAGGAATTTGAGAGATTACAGGAGATTTTGTAGAGCTACAACCAGTAAAAAAAATGATAACTAAAAATACTAAAAATTTATAATGCATGTAAAAATGAAATCCTCTACTAATCTATACTGCCAAAACGACCGACAACACGCCCTATTACCTCTACTTCATCACGACGTGCAATAGAGATAGGGTAATCTTTATTGTCCGAAATAATATCGAGTTTGCCATCAATTCTTACTTGAATACGTTTAATAAAGAGCCCGTGTTCAGTACGAATTGTAAAAATTCCTCCACGACCGACATCGATTTTTGAACGGTTAATAAAAACAATATCGTTATAACTAAAAGAGGGTTCCATGGAATCTCCCGAAACATTAATCGCTTCAATATATCGAAGCTCTTTTTCACCACCTAATGATGCAACAAAATTCTCTTCTAGCATCAACGGTTCAGATTCAAATTCATCGTTATCTGCGCCACCACCAGCTGATGCACTCACCGATGAAAAATAACGAACCATGTAGACTTTATTGGTTGGTTCGATGAGACTTTCAGGAGATTGATTGTATAAAAGCCAATTGATAGCAATAGAGCGTTTGGCACAAAAGTCCAATAACTCATTAAAAGGGATTTTATTGCGCTTTTTCATTGTTGCAAAATTCATCTGTGAAATACCGAGCAACTCCGCAACATCTTTATCGAAAACTTTCTTGTCGGCATATTCGTTGGAAATAACATCTTTAATCATTTCGACAATATCATAAAAACTTTTCATCGTAATTTACCCTCCAAATCCAATTTAAAACACCATTATGCCATATTTTTAGAAATAATATGTCAATTTGCAATATTTTTAATACTATATTTATTTTTTTTCTACACTTTGTCAATAAAAAGTTACTCAAGGAGTAGAAGATGGCAAAGGTTATCAAAAAAGCAAATGGATTTATGACTCGATTTGAGTCACAAATGGAGAAATGGGCATCCCAATTGTTTTAATTACGTTCTATTACTCATCACATTCATCGTCGTTAAACTCTTTTTCCCGTCGTGATAGGTGATAACCTCGAAAGATATAAATGAGGAAAAGGACAAATAGAATGATGATAAGATTATCGACAATTTGAAAAAGCATTACATCCCCTCTTGATACGTGGTAAAGTTTTGTTTGATTGCTTCGTATAAAATTATTCCGGTACTGATAGCAAGATTGAGGCTACGTCCCTCTTTGGTCATCGGGATTGTCATGCATTGTTGTGGTGATGCTAATAAAATTTCAGAGGGGATACCTGCTGTTTCGCTTCCGAAAAAGAGATAATCACCTTCTCTAAATTGGTGGTCGAAATAGGGGATAGTTGTTTTAGTTGTGGCAAAGAAAAAACGCTCGCTGAGTGGGTTTTCGGCAAAAAACTCATCAATATTTTCCCATACACGCAAATCAATCTTATGCCAATAATCCAGACCTGCACGACGAACTGCTTTTTCATCGATATCAAACCCGAGTGGTTTGATTAAATGGAGCGTTGAGCCAGTATTGACACAAAGACGACCAATAGCTCCCGTGTTATTCGGAATTTGCGGTGTTACTAGTACAATATTAAACATTAAAAGATAACTGTGCGATTACTATGGACGAAAATGCGATCTTCCAAAGCCAATTTTAACGCTTTGGAGAGGACTATTTTTTCACCGTCACGCCCTGAGCGTTGCATATCTTCCCAACCGTAAGCATGATCGACATGAATAACATCTTGAGCAATAATCGGCCCTTCATCGAGATGATTATTGACAAAATGGGCCGTTGCACCGATAATCTTAACACCACGCTCATACGCCTGCTTATAAGGATTTGCCCCAATAAATGCCGGTAAAAATGAGTGGTGGATATTGATAATTTTATCTTCATACGCATCAACAAAACGGGGTGTTAAGATACGCATGTATTTTGCTAAAACGATATAATCAAGTTCACCGAAAGAGTGTAAACACTCAAGAACACGTGCTTCGTGAGTATCTCTATCCACTCCTTCATGAGAAACAGTATAAAAAGGGATGTCAAATTTAGAGACCAACGGTTCGAGAAGGTCATAGTTTGAGACTACCCCGACGATGGTTGCATCCAATTCACCTGCTTCATAACGGATGAGAATATCTCCCAACGCATGAGACTCTTTGGTAACCATTAAAACAATCCGTTTTTTTCGCGGTGCAATAACCTCTAAGCGAGATTCTTTTGGTAAAACTGCTAATAGCTCATTTTTAAGTGCATCCATATCTGCTTCACCACTCACCACACTACGCATAAAAAACTTATTATGAGCACGATCTACAAACTCGTTATTAGAGAGGATATTGAGATTTCGATGATAAAAAATATTGGAGACTTTATAAACAAGCCCTTTTTCATCATTACATTGGATTAAAATTCGATACTGTTCCGTCATGCTTTCTCTTTAATCGTCTCTAAACGAGAATCAATAGTGGCTAATAGATACTCTAAAAAATTGAGTGTTAAATCAACTTTTGCTTCAATTTGAACATTATTTGGGGATTGAAACCCTTCAAATAAGACCAAAAGTCGTTCCCTTATCCCATCGAGGATACGAATCTCCTCTTCATTGCGATCACTCTTTTCACTCACTATCTCATTTTTAATTTCTTTAAAAGGGGAGATTTCTTTTGGAGGGACGCTATGGATAACTTTTTCAGGTTCAGTCGTTTCATGAACTGTACTTAGTTGTTCAATCTCTGCAAGTGTTGATAAAATAACGTCTTTTAGTTCCATGCTCTCATTAACCACCTTTCAAATTGAATAAACTCTGCCTCTTCATCCATTTGGACAAAAAACTCTTTCATCTCACTATTAACACCCAAAAACTTTTTACGCATCCCTGAGAGCCGTCGTATAGCAATTTTTGCATCACCGTTGGAGGGATCTTTTTTTAGAATCTCTTTGTATATCTCAAGCGCCTCCTCTTTGAGGCCTTGAAGTTCATAAATATTTGCGAGGGTTAACGTTTGCATTTCGCCGCAAGATTTGCAATGATTGAACCCATTTCAGAGGTGGTGCAAATCTCTTTTGCATCAAATGCTGAAATATCTTTTGTTCGGTATCCTTGAGCAAGTGCTTGTTTGATACCATAATCAATACGATCCGCCGCCGTGTTTTCACCCAAAGCATAACGGAGCATCATTGACGCACTCGCTATTGTTGCGATAGGGTTAGCAATCCCCTGCCCTGCAATATCGGGAGCAGAACCGTGAATCGGCTCATAAACACCAATCTTCGCCCCAACCGAAGCAGAAGGGAGAAGCCCGATAGAACCGGAGAGCATACTCGCTTCATCACTCAAGATATCTCCGAAAATATTACCAGTGAGTATGACATCAAATTGTTTCGGATCACGAATCAACTGCATCGCCGCATTATCGACATACATGTGTGAAAGGGCTACTTCAGGATACTCTTTTGAGACTTCGATAACCACTTCACGCCACAATTGGCTTACATCTAATACGTTTGCTTTATCAACCGAACACACTTTTTTAGAGCGCTCCATCGCAATTTTAAAGGCAACGTGAGCGATACGCACCACTTCATCACGGCTATAGACCATCGTGTTCCATCCACGATTCTCATCACGCCCTTTCGGTTCACCAAAATAGATACCGCCGATCAACTCACGCACCACCATCAAATCAACACCTTTGACTATTTCTGGTTTGAGTGAGCTTGCATTGATGAGTTCATCATACACATTAGCAGGACGAAGGTTAGCAAAAACTCCTAACTCTTTACGGAAACGGAGCAATCCACTCTCAGGACGTTTTTCACGTGGAAGAGAATCCCATTTTTCTCCACCGATAGCACCAAATAGTACTGCATCACTCGCAAGAGAGACATCAATCGTCTCTTGAGGAAGCGGGTCTCCTACCGCGTCATACGCGCATCCACCCATCAACACCTCTTGGTAATTAAACTCGATATCTTCACACGCTGCAACTGCATCCAGAACTTTGGTTGCTTCATCAATAATCTCAGGACCGATTCCGTCCCCTTTGATTAGGGCAATAGTATATTTTTTCATTATTTTGTCTCTCCTGAAGCAATTTCAACTTGCGCATAATTCATTAAACCGCCCGAACTGATAAGCTCTTGCATAAACGGCGGGATTGGGATAAAGTTGTACACTTTTCCATTTGTAGTGTTGGTGATTGTCCCTGCATCCATATCGATGCTGACCGATTCACCCTCTTTGATCTCTAAACTCTCAGGAAGTTCAAAAATCGGCAAACCCATATTGAAAGCATTACGATAAAATATACGGGCAAACGTCGGAGCGATAACAGCAGCAACACCAGCCGCTTTAAGTGCGATAGGGGCATGTTCACGTGATGAACCGCATCCGAAGTTTTCATCGGCGACGATAATGTCACCCGGAGTCATTTTACTCACAAATGTCGGATCAGCATCTTCCATAACATGTTTTGCAAGCTCTTGCGGGTTAGAGGTATTGAGATAACGGGCAGCTATTATGAGGTCGGTATCGATATCTTTACCGAAATTCCACACTTTCCCTTCGATTTTTTGCATCACTAAATCCTGATAATATGAATTAATTTTGCGCATTATAGCCAAGAAGTCATTTGAAGAGTTTTAAAAGGGGTTCAATAATCTCTATTATCAAACCAAAAGTTTCTAAAAGATATAATTGCGAAAAATAAAACTAAAGGACTTTGATTTGAGAAGTCATTTTTGTACCGATTTAAGTGAAAAAAATGTTGGTGAACAGGTCATTTTATGTGGCTGGGCAAACAGCTATCGTGACCATGGCGGAATCGTTTTTATCGATTTACGCGATAAAAGCGGTTTGATTCAACTCGTATGTGATCCTGCTGATAATGCGCATGCACACAAACTCGCGAGTGACGTACGGGATGAGTTTGTCCTTATCGCTCACGGAACTATTCGTGCACGTGGTGAAGGTCTTGTAAATCCACGCCTCCAAACGGGTGCTATTGAAGTAGTGGTTAGTGAGTTGATTATCGAAAATCGCTCTGAGCCTGTTCCGTTTGTAATTGGTGATAACACTGTAGGTGAAGAGACACGTCTTAAATACCGTTATTTGGATTTGCGTAACCCTTCGATGTACAACACGTTTAAACTCCGCTCAAAAGCGGCGATTGCAGCACGCAATGTCCTCGATTCTTTAGGATTTTTGGAAGTCGAAACCCCTATTCTCACCAAATCAACCCCTGAGGGAGCACGTGATTATCTCGTCCCTAGCCGTGTCCATGAGGGTGAGTTCTACGCCCTCCCTCAATCACCTCAACTTTTTAAACAGCTGTTGATGGTGGGTGGATTTGATCGTTATTTCCAAATCGCAAAATGTTTTCGTGATGAAGATTTACGTGCTGATCGTCAACCTGAATTTACCCAAATCGACGTTGAAATGAGCTTCTGTAACCAAGAAGACGTTATCCGCGTTGCCGAAGAGTTGATTACTGGAATGTTTGCTGCGGCTGATCATGAAGTTCATGCACCGTTCAATCGTATCAAATACTCCGATGCAATGGAGTGGTACGGATCAGATAAACCTGATCTTCGTTATGATCTTAAAATGATTGATGTCATCGATATCTTTGCACGTTGTGATAATGAAATTTTTACTAGCATCGCTGCTAACCCGAAAATGAATCGTATCAAAGCCCTCCGCGTTCCGGGAGCTGATTTAGTATTCTCGAAACGTGAAATGAAAAGTTTCGAAGATTATGTCCGTAAATTCGGTGCAAAAGGTCTCGGATACTTTCAAATGAAAGAGGATGGTCTCAAAGGACCGTTGGAAAAATTCTTTAGTGCAGAAGATTTACAACTTCTCGTAGATCGTACAGAACTTCAAGTAGGTGACGTCGTTTTCTTCGGTGCGGGGGATAAAAAAACCGTATGGGATTATATGGGTCGTTTCCGTATCTTTATTGCTGAACATGAAAAAATGAACCTTATTGATAAAGATCGCTTCGAATTTGTATGGGTTGTTGATTTCCCGATGTTCGAAATCGAAGAGGGTCGCGTCAAAGCACTTCATCATCCATTCACCATGCCACGTGATTTGAATCACGAGCACCTCGAAGACATCGAATCGATCGCCTATGATATCGTCCTCAACGGAACTGAGCTCGGTGGTGGATCGATCCGTATCCATAAACAAGCACTGCAAGAACAAATTTTCTCCCTTCTTGGAATCGGTGAAGAGGAAGCTCAAGAGAAATTCGGGTTCCTACTCGATGCATTGAAATTCGGTGCACCGCCACATGGTGGATTTGCCATCGGATTTGATCGTTTTATGATGCTATTGTCCAAAAAAGATAGTATCCGCGACGTTATCGCATTCCCAAAAACTCAAAAAGCATCATGTATCATGACTCAAGCGCCAAGTCCTGTGGAGTTGAATCAACTACGTGATTTACATATACGTTTGCGTGAAAGTAGTAAATAACCTATGAAAAAGCTTTTTTTGATCATCGGAGCACCGGGTTCAGGAAAAACTACCGATGCGGAGCTTATTGCCGCACGAAACAGCGATCAAGTAGCACACTATTCTACCGGTGATTTGCTTCGCGCTGAAGTTGCCAGTGGAAGTGATCGTGGTCAACGTATCGATAGTTTTATTAGTAAAGGACTTATTGTCCCTATTGAAATTGCAATTGAAACAATTACCAATGCGATAAAAGAAGCTTCGGCTGATGTTATTCTTTTTGACGGTTATCCACGTTCATTTGAACAAATGAATGAACTAAATAAATTCTTGCAAAACGACACTTCTATTAAACTCCTTAGCGTTGTTGAAGTTGTAGTAAGCGAAGAGGTAGCACGTGATCGTGTATTGGGACGT from Sulfuricurvum sp. includes these protein-coding regions:
- a CDS encoding adenylate kinase is translated as MKKLFLIIGAPGSGKTTDAELIAARNSDQVAHYSTGDLLRAEVASGSDRGQRIDSFISKGLIVPIEIAIETITNAIKEASADVILFDGYPRSFEQMNELNKFLQNDTSIKLLSVVEVVVSEEVARDRVLGRSRGEDDKVEVFNNRMSVYTEPLSIIQTFYEEKNLLQKINGERSIEAIVDEMEIFIKSKI
- a CDS encoding tetratricopeptide repeat protein, which codes for MQTLTLANIYELQGLKEEALEIYKEILKKDPSNGDAKIAIRRLSGMRKKFLGVNSEMKEFFVQMDEEAEFIQFERWLMRAWN
- the leuB gene encoding 3-isopropylmalate dehydrogenase — encoded protein: MKKYTIALIKGDGIGPEIIDEATKVLDAVAACEDIEFNYQEVLMGGCAYDAVGDPLPQETIDVSLASDAVLFGAIGGEKWDSLPREKRPESGLLRFRKELGVFANLRPANVYDELINASSLKPEIVKGVDLMVVRELIGGIYFGEPKGRDENRGWNTMVYSRDEVVRIAHVAFKIAMERSKKVCSVDKANVLDVSQLWREVVIEVSKEYPEVALSHMYVDNAAMQLIRDPKQFDVILTGNIFGDILSDEASMLSGSIGLLPSASVGAKIGVYEPIHGSAPDIAGQGIANPIATIASASMMLRYALGENTAADRIDYGIKQALAQGYRTKDISAFDAKEICTTSEMGSIIANLAAKCKR
- a CDS encoding LexA family transcriptional regulator, with the translated sequence MKSFYDIVEMIKDVISNEYADKKVFDKDVAELLGISQMNFATMKKRNKIPFNELLDFCAKRSIAINWLLYNQSPESLIEPTNKVYMVRYFSSVSASAGGGADNDEFESEPLMLEENFVASLGGEKELRYIEAINVSGDSMEPSFSYNDIVFINRSKIDVGRGGIFTIRTEHGLFIKRIQVRIDGKLDIISDNKDYPISIARRDEVEVIGRVVGRFGSID
- a CDS encoding 3-isopropylmalate dehydratase small subunit, with amino-acid sequence MQKIEGKVWNFGKDIDTDLIIAARYLNTSNPQELAKHVMEDADPTFVSKMTPGDIIVADENFGCGSSREHAPIALKAAGVAAVIAPTFARIFYRNAFNMGLPIFELPESLEIKEGESVSIDMDAGTITNTTNGKVYNFIPIPPFMQELISSGGLMNYAQVEIASGETK
- a CDS encoding flagellar basal body rod C-terminal domain-containing protein — protein: MISSNVSSLMSNQTYMNNNASNVANVNTDGYIPRNTTISETTNGGTKANTSMATSNGSEKSQTDLTKEVTDQISIEKVSEANVQAIRTQNEMLGSLLDIKA
- a CDS encoding SH3 domain-containing C40 family peptidase; amino-acid sequence: MHYKFLVFLVIIFFTGCSSTKSPVISQIPLAPPPPLICKENNISVTSDEQIFVQEIENEIPQYGKKANDLENFPQDISVYVDKNGMNQESIFEIQKQFEGNYYRPWNYTTAPICAKEAMWPIGAFKSGYGSNLKPHDTTWFREMELQSNFSAFSTVNKPAITTRWMNLRVMPTIKPLYKNPAKPGEGYPFDLLQNSSIAFNEPIFISHYSQDGAWAYVFTNNASGWVEANSIAILRMDQIDLLKKKEKLFITQDRIPLKSIDNQFITYSRIGMVLSAIGESDEEYKALWIDNSGAVRELRVPKYAAHIGIRLITKEELHQIGSNLLRNTYGWGGMFEERDCSSMIRDYFTPFGIWLPRNSAEQARKGEVISLKDLNNTQKLTLIKEKGIPFQTILYKKGHVLLYVGTYDDTVMVMHNIWGIRTKNKEGVKGRVVIGKAVISTLELGRDVEDFDFENMLLSTITSMNIFTKPSLPIAQKKSDKKLSKL
- a CDS encoding tRNA (cytidine(34)-2'-O)-methyltransferase codes for the protein MFNIVLVTPQIPNNTGAIGRLCVNTGSTLHLIKPLGFDIDEKAVRRAGLDYWHKIDLRVWENIDEFFAENPLSERFFFATTKTTIPYFDHQFREGDYLFFGSETAGIPSEILLASPQQCMTIPMTKEGRSLNLAISTGIILYEAIKQNFTTYQEGM
- the aspS gene encoding aspartate--tRNA ligase is translated as MRSHFCTDLSEKNVGEQVILCGWANSYRDHGGIVFIDLRDKSGLIQLVCDPADNAHAHKLASDVRDEFVLIAHGTIRARGEGLVNPRLQTGAIEVVVSELIIENRSEPVPFVIGDNTVGEETRLKYRYLDLRNPSMYNTFKLRSKAAIAARNVLDSLGFLEVETPILTKSTPEGARDYLVPSRVHEGEFYALPQSPQLFKQLLMVGGFDRYFQIAKCFRDEDLRADRQPEFTQIDVEMSFCNQEDVIRVAEELITGMFAAADHEVHAPFNRIKYSDAMEWYGSDKPDLRYDLKMIDVIDIFARCDNEIFTSIAANPKMNRIKALRVPGADLVFSKREMKSFEDYVRKFGAKGLGYFQMKEDGLKGPLEKFFSAEDLQLLVDRTELQVGDVVFFGAGDKKTVWDYMGRFRIFIAEHEKMNLIDKDRFEFVWVVDFPMFEIEEGRVKALHHPFTMPRDLNHEHLEDIESIAYDIVLNGTELGGGSIRIHKQALQEQIFSLLGIGEEEAQEKFGFLLDALKFGAPPHGGFAIGFDRFMMLLSKKDSIRDVIAFPKTQKASCIMTQAPSPVELNQLRDLHIRLRESSK
- the purU gene encoding formyltetrahydrofolate deformylase, with the translated sequence MTEQYRILIQCNDEKGLVYKVSNIFYHRNLNILSNNEFVDRAHNKFFMRSVVSGEADMDALKNELLAVLPKESRLEVIAPRKKRIVLMVTKESHALGDILIRYEAGELDATIVGVVSNYDLLEPLVSKFDIPFYTVSHEGVDRDTHEARVLECLHSFGELDYIVLAKYMRILTPRFVDAYEDKIINIHHSFLPAFIGANPYKQAYERGVKIIGATAHFVNNHLDEGPIIAQDVIHVDHAYGWEDMQRSGRDGEKIVLSKALKLALEDRIFVHSNRTVIF